One Dehalococcoidales bacterium genomic region harbors:
- a CDS encoding 2-oxoacid:acceptor oxidoreductase family protein, translating to MAYNHEIRLCGFGGQGIILAGYIIGQAATVYEGVNAVFTQDYGPEARGGACRADVIISDQPVNYPYVEHPSILVALSQAGYDKYYQDVDPDIPVIVDEDLVTPDRTMGNPILTVPAWRLAGELGRVAVANVVILGFFAGVTDFISPEAIKKSILASVPKGTEELNTNAFERGFAHAQETKG from the coding sequence ATGGCGTATAACCACGAAATAAGACTGTGCGGCTTTGGTGGGCAGGGCATAATCCTGGCCGGCTACATCATCGGTCAGGCGGCCACTGTCTATGAAGGCGTTAACGCCGTCTTTACCCAGGACTACGGTCCGGAAGCCCGTGGCGGAGCCTGCCGTGCCGACGTCATTATCTCCGACCAGCCGGTAAACTACCCCTACGTGGAGCACCCCTCCATACTGGTCGCCCTGTCTCAGGCCGGCTATGATAAGTACTATCAGGACGTAGACCCGGACATCCCGGTCATCGTCGATGAAGACCTGGTCACACCGGACCGGACCATGGGTAACCCGATTCTTACCGTCCCGGCGTGGCGTTTAGCCGGTGAGCTGGGGAGAGTTGCCGTGGCCAACGTGGTTATACTCGGTTTCTTCGCCGGTGTTACTGACTTCATTTCTCCCGAAGCCATCAAGAAGTCCATCCTCGCCTCTGTCCCCAAAGGTACCGAGGAACTGAATACGAATGCCTTCGAGCGGGGCTTTGCACACGCTCAGGAAACAAAGGGCTAG